One genomic segment of Styela clava chromosome 3, kaStyClav1.hap1.2, whole genome shotgun sequence includes these proteins:
- the LOC120342653 gene encoding uncharacterized protein LOC120342653, which produces MDLFKLFHRKSKHKDDLSENEREKNAKEENSKKSTLKHKPSASSLSSDGTPAKSKKKKKSTKDMKKKLSKNKKQRTQRKRDDRTPKDVFPKRSVSSLSRALKDDEWQKLASALGFMEQAISHFTGRASSSQNTYSQASLMLRTWRDQMPVNEILPRLSDALKRIRRHDLALKIGLELGVIAASDFEENEYGVSPSMQSILRTISSEDRSGPPYYESTLIISDERISFLARQLLAREEWKRLAYAIGFLPHEVSQIIASASSSQNLYAQAHMMLMRWRLRTPPNEIVPRLKAGFIRIRRHDLVDLLRIGAIAGSDDILELLNEQLRESKEKPDSFGAMIAKSFSALTK; this is translated from the exons ATGgatttgtttaaattatttcatcGAAAATCCAAGCATAAAGATGATTTATCTGAAAATGAGAGAGAGAAGAATGCGAAAGAAGAGAATTCAAAAAAGTCTACTCTGAAGCACAAGCCATCag CTTCGTCGCTGAGCAGTGACGGTACTCCTGCAAAatcaaaaaagaagaaaaaatccACTAAAGATATGAAGAAAAAATTGTCTAAAAATAAGAAACAGAGAACACAAAGGAAACGTGACGACAGAACTCCGAAAGATGTGTTTCCCAAAAGAAGTGTCAGCTCTCTTTCAAGAGCATTGAAAGATGATGAATGGCAAAAATTGGCATCAGCTTTGGGGTTCATGGAACAG GCAATATCACACTTCACCGGACGAGCTAGTTCATCTCAGAATACTTACAGTCAAGCAAGTTTGATGTTGAGAACATGGAGAGATCAGATGCCGGTCAATGAAATTCTACCTCGTTTGTCCGATGCGCTGAAACGTATCAGACGACACGATCTGGCTCTCAAAATTGGACTGGAACTAGGAGTAATCg CTGCAAGCGACTTCGAGGAGAATGAATATGGAGTTTCGCCGAGCATGCAAAGCATTTTACGAACTATTTCATCTGAAGATCGATCTGGACCTCCGTATTATGAAAGCACTCTCATAATTAGTGACGAAAGAATTAGTTTTCTAGCACGACAACTGCTCGCACGAGAGGAATGGAAACGTCTTGCTTATGCCATTGGATTCTTGCCACACGAG GTTTCTCAGATTATTGCTTCTGCCAGCAGTTCACAAAACTTGTATGCTCAGGCGCATATGATGTTGATGCGATGGCGCTTACGTACGCCACCAAACGAAATCGTTCCTCGATTGAAAGCTGGATTCATACGCATACGACGTCACGACTTGGTTGATCTTCTTCGCATTGGTGCCATAGCTGGATCAGATGATATCTTAGAACTGTTGAACGAACAACTTCGAGAGTCAAAAGAAAAACCAGACAGTTTTGGTGCTATGATCGCCAAAAGTTTTTCAGCTTTGACCAAATGA